A region of Salvelinus namaycush isolate Seneca chromosome 9, SaNama_1.0, whole genome shotgun sequence DNA encodes the following proteins:
- the LOC120054192 gene encoding cyclin-dependent kinase inhibitor 1B-like has protein sequence MRTVLRNSIETRGQTQPQLFKDTLNPAIYLHLLLNLGETMSNVLLLSSAMERLSTPMTFPLHARTGVCRNLFGPVDHDELNRDMKSKMREISYRDQRKWNFNFEAEVPLSGDYVWEETPVDMSPVFYQDSVQVGRARIVVTPVNVKPDVDVILLDSSSQGESPHYDDRLTSSKGNTPCLTEVNQENCAVKLNSGKPTRKQVPCVRCKITTDTTTLATDFYMKRKRMTTETKLNESTCHHPSSQRHVEQTQRKKIR, from the exons ATGAGAACAGTGTTGCGCAACTCCATAGAAACAAGAGGGCAAACGCAACCCCAACTATTTAAGGACACTCTAAATCCTGCGATTTATTTACACCTCTTGTTGAATTTGGGGGAAACAATGTCAAACGTCCTGCTATTAAGCAGCGCCATGGAGAGGTTGTCCACACCGATGACCTTTCCTCTCCACGCACGCACGGGCGTCTGTCGTAATCTTTTTGGACCGGTGGATCACGACGAACTGAACCGGGATATGAAATCCAAGATGCGGGAGATTTCGTATAGGGACCAGCGGAAATGGAACTTTAATTTCGAGGCCGAAGTGCCACTGTCTGGGGACTATGTGTGGGAGGAAACCCCGGTGGATATGAGCCCTGTTTTCTACCAGGACTCTGTACAGGTCGGGAGGGCGAGGATTGTTGTAACACCGGTCAATGTGAAGCCAGACGTTGACGTTATCCTACTGGACTCCTCTTCTCAGGGTGAATCGCCTCATTATGATGACCGCTTGACCAGCTCCAAAGGTAACACTCCATGCCTCACCGAAGTCAACCAGGAGAACTGCGCAGTGAAGCTGAACTCGGGGAAGCCTACTCGCAAACAAGTCCCGTGTGTTCGATGCAAAATAACTACTGATACGACGACACTTGCTACAG ACTTCTACATGAAACGAAAACGGATGACGACCGAAACGAAGCTAAATGAAAGCACTTGCCACCACCCTTCGTCTCAACGTCACGTAGAACAAACTCAACGCAAGAAAATTCGTTGA